One window of the Salvia miltiorrhiza cultivar Shanhuang (shh) chromosome 6, IMPLAD_Smil_shh, whole genome shotgun sequence genome contains the following:
- the LOC130987512 gene encoding glycerol-3-phosphate dehydrogenase [NAD(+)], whose translation MAPSLHDDAIDERIATAGLPEQPQSQMPPLSSTKVTVVGSGNWGSVAAKLIASNTLKLSSFHDEVRMWVFEETLPTGEKLSEAINKTNENVKYLPGIKLGRNVVADPDLENAVRDASMLVFVTPHQFMEGICKRLVGRIRSDAEAISLIKGMEVKREGPCMISSLISEQLGINCCVLMGANIANEIALEKFSEATVGYRKNKETAVKWVKLFNTSYFMVSCVQDVEGVELCGTLKNVVAIAAGFVDGLEMGNNTKAAIMRIGLREMKAFSKLLFPSVKDSTFFESCGVADLITTCLGGRNRRCAEAFARNDGKRSFDELEAEMLQGQKLQGVSTAKEVHEVLSHRGWLELFPLFSTVHDICSGRLPPSAIVVYSEHTPDFSIVGGSAL comes from the exons ATGGCCCCTTCCCTCCACGACGACGCCATTGACGAACGCATCGCCACCGCCGGCCTACCAGAACAACCTCAATCTCAAATGCCGCCGCTCAGCTCCACTAAGGTCACCGTCGTCGGCAGCGGCAATTGGGGCAGCGTCGCCGCCAAGCTCATTGCTTCCAACACACTTAAGCTTAGCTCTTTCCACG ATGAAGTGAGAATGTGGGTGTTTGAGGAGACCCTGCCAACTGGTGAAAAGCTCTCTGAAGCCATCAACAAAACTAAT GAGAACGTTAAATATCTCCCAGGAATAAAGCTTGGTAGAAATGTTGTTGCAGATCCTGATCTTGAAAATGCAG TGAGGGATGCCAGCATGTTAGTATTTGTGACTCCCCATCAGTTCATGGAGGGCATTTGTAAAAGACTTGTAGGGAGGATAAGGAGCGATGCTGAAGCAATTTCGCTCATCAAAGGAATGGAAGTCAAGAGGGAAGGTCCATGCATGATCTCATCCCTCATATCTGAGCAACTTGGAATCAATTGCTGTGTTTTGATGGGTGCAAACATTGCAAACGAG ATTGCGTTGGAGAAGTTTAGTGAGGCCACAGTTGGATACAGAAAAAACAAAGAGACGGCAGTTAAATGGGTTAAGCTATTCAACACTTCCTACTTCATGGTCTCGTGT GTCCAAGATGTGGAAGGAGTTGAGCTATGTGGAACACTGAAAAACGTTGTGGCTATTGCAGCAG GGTTCGTTGACGGGTTGGAGATGGGGAACAACACCAAG GCTGCAATAATGAGGATCGGTTTGAGAGAGATGAAGGCCTTCTCAAAGCTGCTCTTCCCTTCCGTCAAGGATAGTACCTTCTTTGAGAGCTGTGGTGTAGCAGATCTCATCACGACGTGCT TGGGGGGGAGGAATAGGAGATGTGCCGAGGCTTTCGCTAGGAACGATGGGAAGAGGTCGTTCGATGAGCTCGAAGCTGAGATGCTGCAGGGCCAGAAACTACAG GGCGTGTCGACTGCAAAAGAGGTACACGAGGTTTTAAGCCATCGGGGATGGTTAGAGCTTTTCCCTCTCTTCTCGACTGTCCACGATATCTGCTCCGGCCGTCTTCCGCCGTCGGCCATTGTTGTATACAGTGAGCACACCCCAGATTTCTCCATAGTCGGAGGTTCTGCTCTCTGA